One Nitrosopumilus piranensis genomic region harbors:
- a CDS encoding exonuclease, producing MTKNGILCEVNGKRVCLDPKNTDTTGVNFVSHAHADHLPSKNGGTILSSIETSEIANLRGFKMENHVESLDDFSLIDSGHILGARGLLFDDIFYTGDICTRNRGFLQGAKIPKCKTLITECTFGLPEFVFPKMDEIQKQVNELISELYGKGIPVILMGYQLGKAQTITQLFGHWGPLYFHDSVNEMNNLHQKFGVKLKDGIGHSEAQKSGLLEKKPWIMVAPMMSSKSKFIQDMKSKYGAVTIGFSGWAQSTKFSFGRRTDYSIPMSDHCDFNELVDLVVKSGAEQVYTIHGFVEEFAEHLKKKLGISAQPLLENSLDEFT from the coding sequence ATGACAAAAAATGGTATCCTGTGTGAGGTAAATGGTAAACGTGTTTGCTTAGATCCAAAAAATACTGATACTACGGGAGTCAATTTTGTTTCCCACGCTCATGCTGATCACCTTCCCTCAAAAAATGGTGGAACAATTTTGTCTTCTATTGAAACTAGTGAAATTGCTAATTTACGAGGATTCAAAATGGAAAATCATGTTGAATCCCTTGATGACTTTTCATTAATTGATAGTGGCCATATTCTTGGTGCAAGAGGACTACTTTTTGATGATATATTCTACACTGGAGATATCTGTACCAGAAATAGGGGATTTCTTCAAGGTGCAAAAATTCCAAAATGCAAGACGCTAATAACTGAGTGTACTTTTGGTTTACCCGAATTTGTATTCCCAAAAATGGATGAAATTCAAAAACAAGTAAATGAATTGATCTCAGAACTTTATGGAAAAGGAATACCTGTTATTCTGATGGGGTATCAATTAGGAAAGGCGCAAACTATCACTCAACTCTTTGGACATTGGGGTCCACTTTATTTTCATGATTCTGTAAACGAGATGAATAATTTGCACCAAAAATTTGGTGTTAAATTAAAGGATGGGATTGGACATTCTGAGGCTCAAAAAAGTGGATTATTGGAAAAAAAACCTTGGATAATGGTTGCCCCTATGATGTCAAGTAAAAGCAAATTCATTCAAGATATGAAATCAAAATACGGCGCAGTGACAATTGGATTTAGTGGTTGGGCCCAATCGACAAAGTTTTCTTTTGGTAGAAGAACTGATTACTCTATTCCTATGAGTGATCATTGTGATTTTAATGAACTTGTGGATTTGGTAGTAAAATCAGGTGCTGAGCAAGTATACACAATACATGGATTTGTTGAAGAGTTTGCAGAGCACTTGAAGAAAAAACTTGGAATCAGTGCTCAACCATTACTTGAAAATTCTTTAGATGAATTTACTTGA
- a CDS encoding phosphoadenosine phosphosulfate reductase family protein: MLVQERILDSRNIKRQKDAKYIVSYGGGVNSTALIVFLLKNKFPLDYVVFSDTGDEMPETYEYLEVMERYLKRRGIAFEIVMNRKKVALSDKCISREVIPSQVWRWCTRDFKVTPIHAFYRKLESHIYQYMGIDYGEVHRMKPAREDYVTNLYPLIDYKINRDECINLIKKARLPIPVKSGCYFCPYNNMDRWAEIHENHPDLFKRSMKIEEHNKHFETQRLAPKGYSLREIDKMMKKKKKLPMVEVDSPCGSECMI; the protein is encoded by the coding sequence ATGTTAGTACAAGAAAGAATTTTAGATTCACGAAATATCAAGCGTCAAAAAGATGCCAAATACATTGTAAGTTATGGTGGTGGAGTAAACTCTACTGCATTAATTGTATTTTTGCTCAAAAATAAATTCCCATTAGATTATGTTGTATTTTCAGATACTGGAGACGAAATGCCTGAAACATACGAGTATCTTGAGGTAATGGAGAGATATCTCAAGAGAAGAGGAATTGCATTTGAGATTGTAATGAATAGAAAAAAAGTAGCACTATCAGACAAATGCATTTCACGAGAGGTGATTCCTTCCCAAGTATGGAGATGGTGTACTCGTGACTTTAAAGTCACTCCAATTCATGCATTTTATCGTAAATTAGAATCTCATATCTATCAATACATGGGAATTGATTATGGGGAAGTCCACAGAATGAAACCTGCCAGAGAAGATTATGTTACCAATCTATATCCATTAATTGATTACAAAATAAATCGAGACGAATGCATCAATTTAATCAAAAAAGCACGATTACCAATTCCAGTTAAAAGTGGCTGTTATTTCTGTCCATACAATAACATGGATAGATGGGCAGAGATTCATGAGAACCATCCAGATCTATTCAAACGTTCTATGAAAATAGAGGAACATAACAAACACTTTGAGACTCAGAGATTAGCTCCAAAAGGATATTCACTTCGTGAAATTGATAAAATGATGAAAAAGAAAAAGAAACTACCCATGGTTGAAGTTGATAGTCCATGTGGTAGTGAATGTATGATCTAA
- a CDS encoding iron-containing alcohol dehydrogenase, which translates to MQTVRIPKVINFGENALGETEYPKNALIVTTVPPELSDKWIARMGIQDYMLYDQVKPEPSIDDVNAVISQFKDKNPSVLIGLGGGSSMDVVKYAAPEMKKEKILIPTTFGTGAEMTTYCVLKFDGKKKLLREDRFLADMAVVDSYFMDGTPEQVIKNSVCDACAQATEGYDSKLGNDLTRTLCKQAFEILYDAIMNDKPENYPYGSMLSGMGFGNCSTTLGHALSYVFSNEGVPHGYSLSSCTTVAHKHNKSIFYDRFKEAMEKLGFDKLELKADVSEAADTVMTDRGHLDPNPIPISKEDVVKCLEDIKAGNL; encoded by the coding sequence ATGCAAACAGTACGCATTCCAAAAGTTATCAACTTTGGAGAAAATGCCCTTGGTGAAACAGAATATCCTAAAAATGCATTAATTGTCACAACAGTTCCTCCCGAACTCTCTGACAAATGGATTGCAAGAATGGGAATTCAGGATTATATGCTGTATGACCAAGTAAAACCTGAACCATCAATTGATGATGTCAATGCTGTTATTTCACAATTCAAAGACAAGAATCCATCTGTCTTAATTGGATTGGGTGGCGGAAGTTCAATGGATGTAGTAAAGTATGCTGCACCAGAGATGAAAAAAGAAAAGATCTTAATTCCAACAACCTTTGGAACAGGAGCTGAAATGACAACTTATTGTGTTCTCAAATTTGATGGTAAAAAGAAATTGTTACGTGAAGACAGATTCTTAGCTGACATGGCAGTAGTTGATTCATATTTCATGGATGGCACTCCTGAACAAGTCATTAAAAATTCTGTCTGTGATGCATGTGCTCAAGCTACTGAAGGCTATGATAGCAAACTTGGTAATGACTTGACTAGAACTCTGTGTAAACAAGCATTTGAGATTCTTTATGATGCAATTATGAATGACAAACCAGAAAACTACCCATATGGTTCAATGTTGTCTGGTATGGGCTTTGGTAATTGCTCTACAACCCTGGGGCATGCATTGTCCTATGTGTTCTCAAATGAAGGTGTACCTCATGGTTACTCACTTTCATCATGTACCACAGTAGCTCACAAACATAACAAATCAATCTTCTATGATAGATTCAAAGAGGCAATGGAAAAACTTGGATTTGATAAATTAGAACTCAAAGCCGATGTTTCAGAAGCTGCTGACACCGTAATGACTGATAGAGGACATTTGGATCCTAATCCAATACCAATATCAAAAGAAGATGTTGTAAAATGTCTTGAAGATATCAAAGCAGGTAATTTATAA
- a CDS encoding LamG domain-containing protein: protein MTRKTTKLMITLTAILMIAPLIMNVDAITTPPIVHLTCDNTSHTNPSDFGSRAGTTTTIGVLEYRASPLINSCYFDETNDHIDLSDESDFDFTNTDDFSVAFWVKVDGTETGGNDIMVSKGADLLNVGWYVHTNDNDIVRFEIDDGSSNNHVISTTTITDDEWYHVTVTYDGSSNQSGMKIYINGSLDATGIGNTIVGFLNNNVVVIGDDDNGSNRFKGDLDDIRIYDYALTSDQVQDLYRFNPLIHTELLEAIEDLQSQITSINGTVQDNVAEIDDLYDFWDDLRASIITWLAGRP, encoded by the coding sequence ATGACTAGAAAAACAACAAAACTGATGATTACCTTGACTGCAATTTTGATGATTGCTCCATTGATTATGAATGTTGATGCAATAACAACTCCGCCTATTGTACATCTAACATGTGATAATACAAGCCATACAAATCCTTCTGATTTTGGTTCACGAGCAGGTACAACTACAACAATAGGTGTATTGGAATATAGAGCATCACCATTAATCAATAGTTGTTATTTTGATGAAACAAATGACCATATAGATTTGTCTGATGAATCTGATTTTGATTTCACAAACACGGATGATTTTTCAGTGGCTTTTTGGGTAAAAGTTGATGGAACTGAAACTGGTGGGAATGACATAATGGTTTCAAAAGGTGCTGATTTACTAAACGTAGGCTGGTATGTTCACACAAACGATAATGATATTGTAAGGTTCGAAATTGATGATGGTTCAAGTAATAACCATGTAATATCAACTACAACAATCACTGATGATGAGTGGTATCATGTAACAGTAACCTATGATGGCAGTTCAAATCAAAGCGGAATGAAAATTTACATCAATGGTTCATTAGATGCTACTGGAATAGGCAACACAATAGTGGGATTTTTGAATAATAATGTTGTTGTAATTGGTGATGATGACAACGGTTCGAACAGATTCAAAGGAGATCTTGATGACATTAGAATTTATGATTATGCGTTAACATCTGATCAAGTTCAAGACCTTTATCGATTTAACCCATTGATTCATACTGAACTTTTGGAAGCAATTGAAGATCTTCAAAGTCAGATCACGTCAATTAATGGAACAGTACAAGACAATGTCGCAGAGATTGATGACTTGTACGATTTCTGGGATGATCTCCGGGCAAGCATAATCACATGGTTGGCAGGTCGACCATAA
- a CDS encoding tyrosine-type recombinase/integrase produces MTVKCHSSGRPIRLFGRRISKDELHNYIKKLIDNEEITQTCELSKRIGKQPRQIRRIMIEMESRGLIEFNQKGRLLKTIEKKNRDEYEFVSKKEFVKKPEIQKWFNDCILRDVKISNIRNMINQVKDVCDTLKVTPAQMIISKRVAVEIWKNYMIHFKLNHPNKTTGSRRVAMRNFLASHDIIFAFGMGKQYGLGSEHDRYATHAGVCLDIDSITKMGSLMMHERDFESYVWFRIGLRTGARSSAISSMTWERINLDKDNFWLEQFEIKDKRGQTHMTQKGEWKKKYPPEDLRQVLLFWRSITNNSKFVWFEDQKTDAENLKELTRIRNRVIPKLKEHFLKIESKVDPNTREYAKKRIGHLLRHTFAQLLKNSGVSSDKIAHAGGWKTTQIVDTWYTTISEEEQKKMKLNLENIECISDIEREKITERNECLNLQVIHN; encoded by the coding sequence ATGACCGTAAAATGTCATAGTTCAGGAAGGCCAATACGGCTTTTTGGACGAAGAATATCAAAAGATGAACTACACAACTATATCAAAAAATTGATCGATAATGAAGAAATAACTCAAACATGCGAACTCTCAAAGCGCATAGGCAAACAACCAAGACAAATCAGGCGAATAATGATTGAAATGGAATCAAGGGGACTAATAGAATTTAATCAGAAAGGCAGATTGCTAAAAACAATTGAGAAAAAGAACAGAGATGAATACGAATTTGTAAGCAAAAAGGAATTTGTAAAAAAGCCAGAAATTCAAAAGTGGTTTAATGACTGCATTTTACGAGATGTTAAGATTAGCAATATTCGTAACATGATTAATCAAGTCAAAGATGTTTGTGATACATTAAAAGTCACTCCTGCACAAATGATAATATCAAAAAGAGTGGCAGTAGAAATATGGAAAAATTACATGATCCATTTCAAATTGAACCATCCAAACAAAACAACAGGTTCTAGAAGAGTAGCCATGAGGAATTTTCTTGCCAGCCATGACATAATTTTTGCATTTGGTATGGGTAAACAGTATGGTCTAGGCTCAGAACACGATAGATATGCGACACATGCAGGCGTATGTCTTGACATTGACTCCATAACAAAGATGGGATCGTTAATGATGCATGAAAGAGATTTTGAATCCTACGTATGGTTTCGTATTGGACTCAGGACAGGTGCTAGAAGTAGTGCCATATCTTCAATGACATGGGAGAGAATCAATCTGGACAAGGATAATTTCTGGTTAGAGCAATTTGAGATAAAGGACAAACGGGGTCAAACACATATGACACAAAAAGGTGAGTGGAAGAAGAAATACCCTCCAGAGGATCTCAGGCAAGTGTTATTGTTTTGGAGATCAATTACAAATAATTCAAAATTTGTATGGTTTGAAGATCAAAAGACAGATGCTGAAAACCTCAAAGAATTGACACGAATCAGAAACAGAGTCATTCCAAAACTAAAAGAACATTTCCTAAAAATTGAATCCAAAGTGGATCCTAATACAAGAGAATATGCTAAAAAAAGAATAGGTCATCTACTAAGACATACTTTTGCACAATTGTTAAAAAATTCTGGAGTTTCATCAGACAAAATAGCACATGCAGGAGGATGGAAAACAACACAGATAGTAGATACATGGTACACCACAATATCTGAAGAGGAACAAAAAAAGATGAAACTAAATCTGGAAAATATAGAATGTATATCAGATATTGAAAGAGAGAAAATAACAGAAAGGAATGAATGTTTAAACTTACAAGTAATTCATAATTGA
- a CDS encoding glycerate kinase type-2 family protein has product MIIQNFEELATTDKKKECLEILEAGLSAANPENIIPKYVTPQKIKINGKTIDITKFSNIYSIAFGKAADSMTRALNAIIPIKSGIIVIPKGSKSIIKGKKFQIFNSRHPEPDKTSVKAAKEVMKFVQNKRSDELIIFLVSGGGSSLLAMPNGITLDDKIFVTKLLLKSGATIQEFNCVRKHLSKIKGGKLVENMKCQGVSLIMSDVEGDDLSSIASGTTYMDGTTFSDALEILEKYKLKRKTPIEVLQVLEKGLENEKLETPKKSKIENQVTANNENCLKAMKVEAKKKGYKVQTMQVFGDIKEAVTKIRENISEDQKTCLVFGGETTVKVLGKGMGGRNQELVLRILKNTQKFKKIVVASMGTDGIDGNSVFAGAITENIKVDLNTMKEFLKNSDSGRFFQKQKGSIITDFTHTNLMDIGVILR; this is encoded by the coding sequence ATGATCATTCAAAATTTTGAAGAGTTAGCAACGACTGATAAGAAAAAAGAGTGTTTAGAGATTTTAGAAGCAGGGCTTAGTGCAGCAAATCCTGAAAATATTATTCCAAAGTACGTAACTCCCCAAAAAATCAAAATTAATGGAAAAACCATAGACATTACAAAATTCTCCAACATTTACTCCATAGCATTTGGCAAAGCCGCAGACTCGATGACTAGGGCATTAAATGCAATAATTCCAATAAAAAGTGGAATTATAGTAATCCCCAAAGGCTCAAAATCAATAATCAAAGGCAAAAAATTTCAGATTTTTAATTCTAGACATCCTGAACCTGATAAAACTAGTGTCAAGGCAGCAAAAGAAGTAATGAAATTTGTACAAAACAAACGGAGTGATGAACTAATTATTTTTCTAGTCTCAGGTGGAGGTTCATCACTTTTAGCCATGCCAAATGGGATAACCCTAGATGACAAAATCTTTGTAACAAAGTTGCTACTAAAATCAGGGGCCACCATTCAAGAATTTAATTGTGTTAGAAAACATCTTTCAAAAATCAAAGGAGGAAAATTAGTTGAAAACATGAAATGCCAAGGAGTTAGTTTGATAATGTCAGATGTGGAAGGAGACGATCTTTCATCTATTGCATCAGGTACAACATACATGGATGGTACAACATTTTCAGATGCATTAGAAATTTTAGAAAAATACAAGCTGAAAAGAAAAACACCAATAGAGGTTTTACAAGTTTTAGAAAAAGGATTAGAAAACGAAAAATTAGAAACACCAAAAAAATCTAAAATTGAAAACCAAGTCACAGCAAACAACGAAAATTGCCTCAAAGCAATGAAAGTAGAAGCAAAAAAGAAAGGTTACAAAGTACAAACAATGCAAGTTTTTGGGGATATCAAAGAGGCAGTAACAAAAATTCGTGAAAATATTTCAGAAGATCAGAAAACTTGTTTAGTTTTTGGAGGGGAGACAACAGTGAAAGTTTTAGGAAAAGGTATGGGAGGAAGAAATCAAGAGTTAGTTTTGAGAATTTTAAAAAATACTCAAAAATTTAAAAAAATAGTTGTTGCATCAATGGGAACTGATGGAATCGATGGCAACTCGGTATTTGCAGGGGCCATTACTGAAAACATCAAAGTAGATCTGAATACCATGAAGGAATTTTTGAAAAACAGTGATTCAGGAAGATTCTTTCAAAAACAAAAAGGAAGCATAATTACAGATTTTACACATACAAATCTCATGGATATAGGCGTAATTTTGAGATAA
- a CDS encoding ParB/RepB/Spo0J family partition protein, which translates to MKHVTVKNFRNDLPLSKIEVSEDNVRRTKQKAGLEDLKGSIKKYGLIQPVVVIEKNGKYDLIVGQRRYLAFLELGKTSIPAFIIEPLDKTSRKIVSFGENIQRRKLPYQDTIEACDFLYDKFTGSGSQKIKKIAEDMGISETTVKKYLARRIMPKKIQKYVDDEVISDDIAYRITSAHFPDTTKIISIIEKILKLTNSEKDRAADFGKRNPEASVKEILDYAKNPPKFFEITVYVDPETNSDLEELSSKKKKKISTLVKEAIFNYIDEEFEE; encoded by the coding sequence TTGAAACATGTAACAGTCAAAAACTTTCGTAATGATTTACCTCTAAGTAAAATCGAAGTGTCTGAAGACAATGTTAGACGCACAAAACAAAAAGCAGGTTTAGAAGATCTTAAAGGCAGTATTAAAAAATACGGATTAATTCAACCAGTGGTTGTAATTGAAAAAAATGGAAAATATGATCTGATTGTTGGACAAAGACGTTATTTGGCATTTTTGGAATTAGGTAAAACATCAATACCTGCATTTATCATTGAACCATTAGATAAAACATCCCGAAAAATCGTTTCGTTTGGTGAAAATATTCAAAGAAGGAAATTACCCTATCAAGATACTATTGAAGCGTGTGATTTTCTATATGACAAATTTACTGGTTCAGGATCTCAAAAAATCAAAAAAATTGCAGAAGATATGGGAATCTCTGAAACAACCGTCAAAAAATATCTGGCACGTAGAATTATGCCAAAAAAAATTCAAAAATATGTAGATGATGAAGTAATCTCTGATGATATTGCATACAGAATTACATCAGCCCATTTTCCAGATACTACAAAAATTATTTCTATTATAGAGAAAATTCTAAAATTAACCAATAGTGAAAAAGATAGAGCCGCAGATTTTGGTAAACGAAATCCTGAAGCTAGTGTTAAAGAGATATTAGATTATGCAAAAAACCCTCCAAAATTCTTTGAAATTACGGTGTATGTTGATCCTGAAACAAATAGTGACTTGGAAGAATTATCTTCAAAGAAAAAGAAGAAAATTTCAACCCTAGTCAAAGAAGCAATTTTCAATTACATTGATGAGGAGTTTGAAGAATAA
- a CDS encoding LamG domain-containing protein, with translation MTRKTTILTMTFLAGMMAIVPISASANINDDLVAHFGFDGNVNDYSGGSNDGTVSGTERYSTGPMDTSFKFDGSTYISLANESNFDFDETTEFTLASWIKRSANGSTNTWFGKGSNHADSTYGGLYFETNVNNTECWLDEPGESSGAKSAKSTNYTSYDLTDWHHIACTNDGSNLTIYVDGKNMTTSRTDTLTGSSLNNFNLRLGDRGDGATKVCTAITSPDCGMDDVRIYDVSLTTTQIQEIYELSPFVQIEIIQAEQTSLQNQVTSVNATVQHNIEEIDDLYDFWDDLRASIITWLAARP, from the coding sequence ATGACTAGAAAAACAACAATACTGACAATGACATTCCTAGCCGGAATGATGGCAATTGTTCCAATTAGTGCAAGTGCAAACATCAATGATGACCTTGTAGCTCATTTTGGATTTGATGGGAATGTAAATGACTATAGTGGAGGATCAAATGATGGTACAGTATCAGGTACAGAAAGATACAGTACTGGTCCTATGGATACTTCATTCAAGTTTGATGGTTCTACATACATATCATTAGCAAATGAATCAAACTTTGACTTTGATGAAACCACTGAATTTACTTTAGCATCATGGATAAAACGAAGTGCAAATGGTTCAACAAACACATGGTTTGGGAAAGGATCTAATCATGCAGATTCTACATACGGTGGATTGTATTTTGAGACAAACGTCAATAATACTGAATGTTGGTTGGATGAACCTGGAGAAAGTAGTGGTGCAAAATCTGCAAAAAGTACAAACTATACAAGCTATGATCTAACTGATTGGCATCATATTGCATGTACTAATGATGGCAGTAATCTTACAATATACGTAGATGGTAAAAATATGACTACGTCAAGAACAGACACATTAACTGGTTCCTCTTTGAATAATTTCAATTTAAGATTAGGAGATAGAGGTGATGGAGCTACTAAAGTGTGTACAGCTATTACATCCCCGGATTGTGGAATGGACGATGTTAGGATATACGATGTCAGTCTAACTACTACACAAATTCAAGAAATCTATGAATTAAGTCCATTTGTACAGATTGAAATTATTCAAGCTGAACAAACATCACTTCAAAATCAAGTTACGTCAGTAAATGCAACAGTACAACACAACATAGAAGAAATTGATGACTTGTATGACTTCTGGGATGATCTCCGGGCAAGTATCATAACATGGTTGGCTGCAAGGCCATAA